The genomic interval AAAACCTCCTCTTACCTTTCAAATTATCACTTGTAACACAACAACCCCGAAGAGCAAGAAGATTCCTGTGCTTTATTTTGCTTATGATCTCCACTTCATAGCAGAACTCTTCATCCCCTTTAGTTTCCAAATCTAAAATTTCCTTAACACCAACCACAGTGCCATCTGAAAGAGTCCCTTTGTACACCACCCCATCACCACCTTTCCCAATCACATTACTCTCTGAAAATTTACTCGTGGCACGTTCAAGCTCTGATATGTGCAGCCATTTAGCACCTGTGCCAGGCAAAACACCAGCCCTAACCTCGTTTTCAACTTCCCTGCGATGAACattttccttccttctcttATCCCACTTCCTGTACACGACCATCAGAGCAAAAGCAAGCACAACACTAATAACAACACCCAACAACGTAAAAACAAGCATGATCACTTTCCTTCTTTTGTTTGATGACCCTCTTGTTACTACATTAGATGGTTCTGGCAGGTTAAATATGCATCCAGTAGTGCTTAGATCTGTTGTACCAAACGGATTAGCGACAGCTGCAGCATATAAAACTATGTAGTAAAAACATTCGACAGCATTAGCATTTGGGTCAATAAGTGTCAGATTGGACTTCAATTCTATAGCAACGTCTGAGCAAATTCTGCAGAGATTTTGGTCCTTTAGGTCCCCTTTGCATGATGTTTTGACAGGGCTATCCATGCCCACCTTTTGGTTCCAATCTTGTAGAGTTCTAATCCCTGCACAAGCTGAAGAGTTAGTGACAAATTGGGTTGGGTGAGGGAAACAAAGAGGGACTATGGTTGGTTTTACTGAGATGGCTGCAAGGTGGTCTTTGAAATCAGATAAGCAAGCGGAGGAAGTGTTTACATCAGGAAGGTAAAATATGGATGTTTGTTTGAGATGTTCAGCAAGGCCTATGCCGAAGATGCTGGAGAGTGTTAGGCAGCAGGGACTTTTGTTAATAGGGTCTTTGCAGATTGAAGTGTTCCAGGGAATGGTCTGAACATAGGTGAGATCCATGGGGCATGAAGAAGATGCAGCAGCTATGAGAATGGTGAAGAGCAACATGAAGGTAAGAATCATCTTGTTTAAAGCAGACTcttctccttttcttctttgtatGCGTATTCGAGCCTCTGTATTATTATATAACAGCAACACACAAGatcattttaacatttttaaaagataatgaaaaatattaatactaataataatacaaagaaaaaagattaaatgatttttaataagttaaaattaagtCAAACTTAATAAtaagaattaaatttttatttcctttttttttcttttaaggatatcattggaAAAACTTTtcctataagaaaaaaataaataaatatatcattcatttattttattttcttatgagTATTTTGTGGAATAATttgttcaaatatatttttattttctctcttagaAATGTTTGTAGAAAACTTTGTTCAAATATATTCGTAAATAAACGAGAAgcataaataaacatttttattagaagttttaaatgaaaaatatgaagaaaaaataaaatattttttttaaaagtatttattataGGCTTGAATACATTTTTAGTcttattattcatttatttatttggtttatatattaatttaaagttCAATTAAGTTTTCAATTagatttcattatttatttttattcaatttgcATTCAATTAATTGGGAAAATAgttaacaaataaatattaacaattttatatttatgcaTAATGTATTATAACCATTATGCAGTGac from Phaseolus vulgaris cultivar G19833 chromosome 1, P. vulgaris v2.0, whole genome shotgun sequence carries:
- the LOC137813514 gene encoding probable receptor-like protein kinase At1g11050, with the translated sequence MILTFMLLFTILIAAASSSCPMDLTYVQTIPWNTSICKDPINKSPCCLTLSSIFGIGLAEHLKQTSIFYLPDVNTSSACLSDFKDHLAAISVKPTIVPLCFPHPTQFVTNSSACAGIRTLQDWNQKVGMDSPVKTSCKGDLKDQNLCRICSDVAIELKSNLTLIDPNANAVECFYYIVLYAAAVANPFGTTDLSTTGCIFNLPEPSNVVTRGSSNKRRKVIMLVFTLLGVVISVVLAFALMVVYRKWDKRRKENVHRREVENEVRAGVLPGTGAKWLHISELERATSKFSESNVIGKGGDGVVYKGTLSDGTVVGVKEILDLETKGDEEFCYEVEIISKIKHRNLLALRGCCVTSDNLKGKRRFLIYEFMPNGSLSDRLCCDGANKLTWPQRKNIILDVAKGLAYLHYEIKPPIYHRDIKATNILLDSKMHAKLADFGLAKQGNDGQSHLTTGVVGTYGYVAPEYALYGQLSEKSDVYSFGIVILEIMSGRKVLDSLNSSTDSFTDWVWALAESGKMEEILEESVREGSVKIMERFVHVGMLCAHFVVALRPTIVEALKMLEGDIDIPKLPDRPVPLGHASFQSSLLHGLQRSG